In Picosynechococcus sp. PCC 7002, the following are encoded in one genomic region:
- a CDS encoding response regulator, with the protein MQGNLNEIDLRSILQLLELGQRTGQLWIEARPSGAVDDLSWQFPQAPRFQHSLPLSTWLVFFVNGQIVYGTDDYSPQMYRLQDYLVHYHLTHKLGDLDRGAIAETTIPEYAALWRLLETQTITVDQARHILQAMVQETLFDLLSLHQGHFNFQLGTPFGPQLSTYAVTSLLFETVKKVQKWKQLYPQIQFPQQRLLLAQPQKLAAALPAIAYQKLAQWTTGETTLRQLARYLNRDLVALARALLPYIQKGWLQVLDPLPPQSLSRPSEMSSHQTRRILCIDDDFTIGKAVEQILSTQGYQVHLVQNPLEAIQAAFAEVPHLILCDIAMPHLDGHEICMMLRHSKRFQNVPIIMLTGQEQFINRIQADFAGATDYLTKPFGQQELLTLLEKYLPNH; encoded by the coding sequence ATGCAAGGGAATCTCAATGAAATTGATCTCCGTAGTATTTTGCAGCTCCTTGAGCTGGGACAACGGACTGGGCAATTGTGGATCGAAGCTCGACCATCGGGGGCCGTTGATGATTTGAGTTGGCAGTTTCCACAAGCGCCGCGTTTCCAACACTCACTGCCTTTGTCCACCTGGTTAGTCTTTTTTGTGAATGGTCAAATTGTCTACGGGACTGATGACTATTCTCCCCAGATGTACCGTTTGCAGGATTACCTTGTCCATTACCATCTCACCCACAAGCTAGGGGATCTTGATCGGGGGGCGATCGCCGAAACCACAATCCCTGAATATGCAGCCCTATGGCGACTTTTAGAAACCCAAACAATTACCGTTGATCAAGCGCGGCATATCCTCCAGGCAATGGTGCAAGAAACTTTGTTTGATCTCTTGAGTCTCCACCAGGGTCACTTTAATTTTCAGTTGGGGACTCCCTTTGGGCCACAGCTAAGCACCTATGCAGTGACTTCATTGCTGTTTGAGACGGTTAAAAAAGTCCAGAAATGGAAGCAACTCTATCCCCAGATTCAATTTCCCCAACAACGTTTACTGCTGGCCCAACCCCAAAAACTTGCCGCCGCGCTACCGGCGATCGCCTACCAAAAATTAGCCCAGTGGACTACCGGAGAAACGACTCTCCGCCAACTGGCCCGTTACCTCAATCGTGACCTCGTTGCCCTTGCGAGGGCCTTGCTTCCCTATATCCAAAAGGGTTGGCTCCAAGTTCTAGATCCTCTCCCTCCCCAAAGTTTGTCACGTCCCAGTGAAATGTCGTCTCACCAGACCAGGCGAATTCTTTGCATTGATGATGACTTCACCATCGGTAAGGCCGTAGAGCAAATCCTCAGCACCCAGGGATATCAAGTGCACCTCGTCCAAAATCCCCTAGAGGCAATTCAAGCGGCCTTTGCTGAGGTGCCCCATTTAATTCTCTGTGATATTGCCATGCCCCACCTAGATGGCCATGAAATTTGTATGATGCTGCGTCACAGTAAGCGATTTCAAAACGTTCCTATCATTATGCTGACTGGACAAGAGCAGTTTATTAACCGAATTCAGGCAGATTTTGCTGGGGCAACGGATTATTTAACAAAACCCTTCGGCCAGCAGGAGTTGTTAACCCTGCTAGAAAAATATCTCCCAAACCATTAG
- the hmpF gene encoding pilus motility taxis protein HmpF, with the protein MLYLAEVKKTKGFMGSKTEIKLLACERNDRSWSTVPGEELVPADELSNFNDGTLVIVNLGNNRTIQGSPEIATNRLLTVLQNFSRLMDKSKSQEEEIEQWRQSLTYQADELNRRQEEMNSRLDQIEETEAELQKLQDEKLAFEKLKSEADEIKAEFARKQAELEGAWQQLRGEQQRLANLQEETDGQGLSPAIATKIQQILVQCQSNNAPTDEVRTQLNELLDELTQQEELFQTFAQYPQQLQELETQLAAIATQVQTETKRWTIAEILNQLATSRQRQEDMQDLLNNLAAGMGGIEHYGVDLAAIEAMPLGELETTVEKLRDDLDKLVRFVNDQEEELTLQHEAVGEIKASLATVEPDNVMELQELEEELRDEEEKLGMLNQTLVGQRRTLRERQGALQQHLRILKRRQGIIEVEAEQNIDLSPAIAYLEDYQEEDETQKQKLEAEIEAMHHTIQQLENILMPQERELAQQQKDLEQKQAEYEAKQREQAQLQGKIQLYQEELLPLKDALEQIIQSLRTLENLIHQFLKVNEQQQQLAQELEQTMTEATHSP; encoded by the coding sequence GTGCTATACCTTGCAGAGGTCAAAAAAACGAAAGGATTCATGGGAAGCAAGACCGAAATCAAATTGCTTGCCTGTGAACGTAATGATCGCAGTTGGAGCACGGTGCCTGGGGAAGAATTAGTCCCTGCCGATGAATTGAGTAATTTCAATGATGGAACCCTCGTGATCGTCAACCTTGGCAATAATCGGACGATTCAAGGCTCCCCCGAAATCGCCACAAACCGACTGTTGACGGTGCTCCAGAACTTTTCTCGCCTCATGGACAAATCCAAATCCCAAGAGGAAGAAATTGAACAATGGCGGCAATCCTTGACCTACCAAGCCGATGAACTCAATCGTCGCCAGGAGGAAATGAATAGTCGCCTTGACCAAATTGAAGAAACCGAAGCCGAACTGCAAAAGCTCCAGGATGAAAAACTAGCCTTTGAAAAACTTAAGTCCGAGGCCGACGAAATTAAAGCAGAATTTGCCCGTAAGCAAGCAGAATTAGAAGGGGCCTGGCAGCAGCTCCGGGGAGAACAACAACGGCTAGCCAATCTCCAGGAAGAAACCGATGGGCAGGGATTAAGCCCGGCGATCGCCACAAAAATTCAGCAAATTCTCGTCCAGTGCCAAAGTAATAATGCCCCCACAGACGAAGTACGTACCCAACTAAATGAGTTGCTCGACGAACTCACGCAACAGGAAGAACTTTTTCAAACCTTCGCGCAATATCCCCAACAGCTTCAGGAACTAGAGACCCAACTCGCGGCGATCGCCACCCAAGTCCAGACCGAAACCAAGCGCTGGACTATTGCCGAAATCCTCAACCAATTGGCTACGTCACGTCAGCGCCAAGAAGATATGCAGGATTTGCTCAATAATCTCGCTGCCGGAATGGGGGGCATCGAGCACTATGGGGTGGATTTAGCGGCGATCGAAGCCATGCCCCTCGGAGAACTCGAAACCACCGTCGAGAAACTGCGGGACGATTTGGATAAGCTAGTTCGCTTTGTCAATGACCAGGAAGAAGAACTCACCCTCCAACATGAGGCGGTAGGAGAAATTAAAGCGTCTTTGGCGACAGTTGAACCAGACAACGTGATGGAACTCCAAGAGCTAGAAGAAGAACTCAGGGACGAAGAAGAAAAATTAGGGATGCTCAACCAGACTTTAGTGGGTCAGCGACGCACCCTCCGGGAACGTCAAGGGGCATTACAACAGCATTTACGCATTCTCAAGCGTCGCCAAGGAATTATTGAAGTAGAAGCAGAGCAAAATATTGACCTGAGTCCGGCGATCGCCTACCTCGAAGATTATCAGGAGGAAGACGAAACCCAAAAGCAGAAGCTTGAAGCAGAAATTGAGGCGATGCACCATACGATTCAGCAGCTTGAAAATATTCTCATGCCCCAGGAACGGGAGTTAGCGCAACAACAAAAGGATCTAGAGCAAAAACAAGCCGAATACGAAGCCAAACAGCGGGAACAGGCGCAATTACAGGGAAAAATTCAGCTCTATCAGGAAGAGTTGCTCCCCCTCAAGGACGCTTTAGAACAAATTATCCAGTCCCTACGCACCCTGGAAAATCTAATTCACCAGTTCCTAAAGGTTAACGAACAACAGCAACAGCTCGCCCAGGAACTCGAACAAACCATGACTGAGGCGACTCACTCCCCATAA
- a CDS encoding NAD(P)/FAD-dependent oxidoreductase, whose amino-acid sequence MLDVAIIGAGLAGIHCGRKIKQAGQQVALFDKSRGVGGRLATRRIAAQPLDHGLPYWEILGAHTAALTETLVAADLLKPWSVATSDRLDPEIWQILAGEQRWMVPAGMTAIAKYLAQDLTIHRSQRLIHLEERPGHWRLAFEQGETVCARQVVLALPLPQVITLTYSFITVRDRLAEIFYAPALSLMVGYDQFDWRFPWQALRLSQHPRWRTISYEGQKRSPGNFTLVCQTTGNFAQNYLETADLTTVAITLLDELQNLFTLPTPQWWQIQRWRYALPAMNYGQAYYRFATDSPLIACGDWCLGNGIEGAIAAGLATGDALLSA is encoded by the coding sequence ATGTTGGATGTGGCGATTATTGGGGCAGGCTTAGCGGGGATTCATTGTGGCCGAAAAATTAAACAGGCAGGCCAACAGGTCGCACTTTTCGATAAATCCCGTGGTGTGGGTGGTCGCCTCGCAACCAGACGGATTGCAGCACAGCCCCTTGACCATGGTTTACCCTACTGGGAGATTTTAGGAGCCCATACAGCAGCTTTAACGGAAACTTTAGTTGCAGCCGATCTTTTAAAACCCTGGTCGGTGGCAACAAGCGATCGCCTTGATCCAGAGATTTGGCAAATCCTTGCGGGGGAACAACGGTGGATGGTGCCAGCGGGAATGACGGCGATCGCCAAATATTTAGCTCAAGATTTAACGATTCATCGGAGTCAACGCCTGATCCACCTCGAAGAACGTCCGGGCCATTGGCGACTGGCCTTTGAACAAGGGGAAACCGTCTGCGCGAGGCAGGTGGTTTTAGCGCTACCCCTGCCCCAGGTGATCACACTCACTTATTCTTTTATTACCGTGCGCGATCGCCTTGCGGAAATTTTTTACGCTCCAGCCCTCTCTCTCATGGTTGGTTATGACCAGTTTGATTGGAGATTTCCCTGGCAAGCACTCCGCCTCAGCCAACATCCCCGATGGCGCACAATTAGCTACGAAGGCCAAAAGCGATCGCCTGGGAATTTCACCCTAGTCTGTCAAACGACGGGAAATTTTGCCCAAAATTATTTAGAGACAGCGGATTTAACCACCGTCGCCATCACGCTATTGGATGAATTACAAAATCTTTTTACCTTACCGACACCCCAATGGTGGCAGATCCAGCGTTGGCGCTATGCTCTCCCTGCAATGAACTATGGCCAAGCCTATTATCGTTTTGCCACGGACTCTCCCCTGATCGCCTGTGGAGATTGGTGTTTGGGAAATGGTATCGAAGGGGCGATCGCCGCTGGTTTGGCCACTGGTGATGCGCTTTTATCAGCGTAA
- a CDS encoding YaaW family protein — translation MDELRTALELATDEELHHLTQLLFSRKFNPLDYWQTPQPSAIRSQDRDRQIQHIETRFRFLAADGVTVLRRQTKTLTYRQILFQVGEFLDIPCGTALDTIELEAEIFLALTSRAWDKLPQKEQRALIDRVRRSLAQTDLPEALPVQLQHNPLRIFLKGSSTLVISSVLKSFLMKQVARQLALHFATGQALKTTTTRLGSLMLTQTALRYGLTRSVLGAVVPALWSWFLVDLGWRAIATNYGRIIPMIVTLAQIRLTREPLVVA, via the coding sequence GTGGATGAACTACGGACAGCCCTGGAATTAGCAACGGATGAGGAACTGCACCACCTCACTCAACTGCTCTTTAGCCGTAAATTTAATCCCCTCGACTATTGGCAAACGCCTCAACCCAGCGCCATTCGTAGTCAAGACCGCGATCGCCAAATTCAGCACATCGAAACCCGCTTCCGTTTTTTAGCCGCCGATGGGGTCACGGTGCTCCGTCGCCAAACCAAAACCCTCACCTACCGCCAGATCCTGTTTCAGGTAGGAGAATTCCTCGATATTCCCTGTGGGACTGCCCTGGATACCATTGAGCTTGAAGCAGAAATTTTCCTCGCCTTGACCAGCCGCGCTTGGGATAAACTCCCCCAAAAAGAACAACGCGCCTTGATTGATCGAGTGAGGCGATCGCTGGCCCAAACGGATTTACCGGAAGCTTTGCCCGTCCAACTCCAACATAACCCCCTGAGAATTTTCCTCAAAGGCAGTAGCACCTTGGTGATTAGTAGTGTGCTGAAATCATTTTTAATGAAGCAGGTTGCCCGGCAATTGGCGCTACATTTTGCGACGGGCCAAGCCCTAAAAACAACCACAACTCGTCTGGGTTCTTTGATGTTGACCCAAACTGCCCTGCGTTATGGCCTCACCCGTAGTGTGTTGGGGGCTGTTGTCCCGGCCTTGTGGAGTTGGTTTCTTGTCGATCTCGGTTGGCGGGCGATCGCCACTAATTACGGGCGTATTATCCCGATGATTGTCACCTTGGCCCAAATTCGCCTCACTAGAGAACCCCTGGTTGTTGCTTAA
- a CDS encoding S8 family peptidase — translation MRKFLILLLFCIGLGFGLWRSPSLATQGEYDSLILDFRETVETSVVEAQLKAIAQQFNVIPRLNSEFSAADQIYVIEGKREMLQWLRQSDPIKKATEYIEPNYIYRAYGVPNDPDYPKQWNLRSINVEAAWSETRGEGITVAVIDTGVSPVPDLEQTAFVGGYDFVGDRPEALDDVGHGTHVAGTIAQSTNNNYGVAGIAYKAKIMPIKVLAANGGGTVADIAEGIRFATDQGADVINLSLGGAGASQLMQEAIDYAYRKDVVIVAAAGNANKNAAAYPARYPKVIGVAATDAAGKKAPYSNYGAGIDLAAPGGSETGGILQETLNPKTGKPEFIDYKGTSMAAPHVAGVAAMVKASGVTKPAEVLQVLTQSAQKVTEDPLNHYGAGYLNAGQAVTEALKGKITVKDFFRWLRDNGYLNPRFWIDGGTVALLPKLAMVLGSYLLAFLLRNYLPFGWGWPLSSGLVFGSSGLFFLKGIYIFDLPQAPFRLLGSSLPELGNAINGNPALNPLFASVLIPFGVLLLLAGTEGGKRFGVGLCLGVASCLWVSAIAGPMVWGLGSGILAQAFLGINGLLCVALAKLMLTEPLKTSN, via the coding sequence ATGCGTAAATTTTTAATTTTGCTGCTGTTCTGTATTGGTCTTGGGTTTGGCCTTTGGCGATCGCCGAGCTTGGCGACCCAAGGGGAATACGATTCTTTAATCTTGGATTTTCGCGAAACCGTGGAAACCAGTGTCGTTGAGGCACAGTTAAAGGCGATCGCCCAACAATTCAACGTCATCCCCCGGCTCAATAGTGAATTTTCCGCTGCTGACCAGATCTACGTCATCGAGGGCAAGCGAGAAATGCTCCAGTGGTTGCGCCAATCTGACCCCATTAAAAAAGCAACGGAATACATCGAGCCCAACTACATTTACCGGGCCTATGGGGTGCCAAACGACCCAGATTACCCAAAGCAATGGAATTTACGCAGCATTAATGTCGAAGCTGCCTGGTCAGAAACCCGAGGGGAAGGGATCACCGTGGCGGTTATCGATACTGGGGTTAGCCCTGTGCCAGATTTAGAACAAACCGCCTTTGTTGGGGGCTACGATTTCGTAGGCGATCGCCCAGAAGCTTTAGATGATGTGGGCCATGGCACCCACGTTGCTGGCACTATCGCCCAGTCGACGAACAATAACTACGGTGTTGCTGGCATTGCCTATAAAGCAAAGATTATGCCCATTAAAGTCCTCGCCGCTAATGGTGGTGGCACCGTTGCTGATATCGCCGAGGGAATTCGTTTTGCCACCGATCAAGGGGCCGATGTGATTAACCTCAGCCTTGGGGGAGCTGGTGCCAGTCAACTGATGCAAGAAGCAATTGACTATGCCTACCGCAAAGATGTGGTGATTGTCGCTGCCGCTGGTAATGCCAACAAAAATGCTGCTGCCTATCCGGCCCGTTACCCTAAAGTGATCGGCGTTGCGGCCACCGATGCGGCTGGCAAAAAAGCGCCCTATTCCAATTACGGGGCGGGGATTGACCTTGCGGCCCCTGGGGGCAGTGAAACGGGAGGCATTCTCCAGGAAACCCTAAACCCTAAAACAGGCAAACCAGAATTTATCGACTACAAAGGCACCAGTATGGCTGCGCCCCATGTGGCTGGTGTGGCGGCCATGGTGAAAGCGAGTGGTGTGACTAAACCAGCCGAAGTTTTACAGGTTTTAACCCAATCAGCCCAAAAGGTTACTGAGGATCCTCTGAATCACTACGGTGCGGGGTATCTCAATGCGGGTCAGGCGGTGACAGAAGCTCTCAAAGGCAAAATCACCGTCAAAGATTTCTTCCGTTGGCTCCGGGACAATGGGTATTTAAATCCTCGTTTTTGGATTGATGGGGGAACAGTAGCCCTTCTGCCAAAGTTAGCGATGGTTTTGGGTTCCTATCTTCTCGCTTTTCTGCTGCGGAACTATTTGCCCTTTGGTTGGGGATGGCCCCTAAGTAGTGGCTTGGTTTTTGGCAGTTCGGGGCTATTTTTCCTCAAGGGCATTTATATTTTTGATTTGCCCCAGGCCCCTTTTCGGCTTCTGGGTAGCTCTCTCCCGGAATTGGGCAATGCCATCAACGGAAATCCTGCTTTAAATCCGCTGTTCGCTAGTGTTTTGATTCCCTTTGGGGTGTTACTCCTGTTGGCTGGTACCGAAGGGGGAAAACGCTTTGGGGTTGGTCTCTGTTTGGGGGTGGCGAGTTGCCTCTGGGTCAGTGCGATCGCCGGGCCGATGGTTTGGGGTTTGGGATCGGGTATTTTAGCCCAGGCATTTTTAGGGATTAATGGACTCCTGTGTGTGGCCCTAGCGAAATTAATGCTGACGGAACCGTTAAAAACCAGTAATTAA
- a CDS encoding ABC transporter permease, giving the protein MTLAIAALIALPIFSVLGSVFTDSGEIWRHLVDTVLGRYVFNSLWLMLGVGVGVTVVGVATAWLVTMCRFRGQGFWEVLLLLPLAAPAYLLAYIYTDILDYFGWVQRFLRLIFGWQSAQDYWFPEVRSLGGAIIMLILVLYPYVYLLARVAFLEQSVTTLEASRALGCGPWKSFWAIALPLARPAITAGLALALMETLNDFGTVQYFGVETFTTGIYRTWFGLGAPQAAAQLAAVLMLFIAGLLVLEKWSRHQAQYYQTSNNYDKPQAYELQGWRAGVATMTCGIPVFFGFVVPVGTLLEMAFNRPQARFRTQFWDFAQHSFVLASVTAILAVAIALILAYGQRLNHSLWMALGVRIASLGYAIPGSVIAVGILIPMGKLDNAIANFFQAQFNISTGLLLSGTITALVFAYLVRFLAVSFGAVETSLGKIKPTLDDASRSLGYTPIRTLVSVHTPLMWSGLLTAAMLVFVDVMKELPATLVIRPFNFDTLAVKVYQYASDERLVEASVPALAILAVGLIPVIFLSWRIAHVRNE; this is encoded by the coding sequence ATGACCTTGGCGATCGCCGCTTTGATTGCCCTACCGATTTTTTCTGTATTGGGGAGCGTTTTCACGGATTCTGGCGAGATTTGGCGTCACTTAGTCGACACGGTGCTGGGGCGTTATGTGTTCAATTCCCTGTGGTTGATGCTTGGGGTCGGCGTGGGGGTCACAGTTGTCGGGGTGGCCACGGCTTGGTTGGTGACGATGTGTCGCTTTCGGGGCCAAGGTTTTTGGGAGGTATTGTTACTCTTGCCCCTCGCCGCTCCGGCTTACCTGTTGGCCTATATTTACACGGATATTTTGGATTACTTCGGCTGGGTGCAGCGGTTTTTGCGACTGATCTTCGGTTGGCAATCGGCCCAGGATTATTGGTTTCCGGAGGTTCGGTCTCTGGGAGGGGCAATTATCATGTTGATCTTGGTGCTCTACCCCTATGTTTACTTGTTAGCGCGGGTGGCTTTTTTAGAGCAGTCCGTCACAACCCTAGAGGCGAGTCGCGCTTTAGGCTGCGGCCCCTGGAAAAGTTTTTGGGCGATCGCCTTACCCTTAGCTCGGCCAGCGATTACGGCGGGTCTGGCCCTGGCTCTGATGGAAACCTTGAATGATTTTGGCACCGTGCAATATTTTGGCGTCGAAACCTTCACCACAGGGATCTATCGCACTTGGTTTGGGTTGGGGGCACCCCAGGCAGCAGCACAACTGGCGGCGGTATTGATGCTGTTTATTGCGGGGTTATTGGTTCTCGAAAAATGGTCGCGGCACCAAGCCCAGTATTATCAAACCAGTAATAACTACGACAAACCCCAGGCCTATGAGTTGCAAGGATGGCGGGCTGGGGTCGCCACGATGACCTGTGGGATTCCGGTTTTTTTTGGGTTTGTTGTGCCCGTCGGTACTCTTTTGGAAATGGCCTTTAATCGTCCCCAGGCGCGGTTTCGGACACAGTTCTGGGATTTTGCCCAGCATAGTTTTGTCTTAGCCAGTGTAACGGCAATTTTAGCGGTGGCGATCGCCTTGATTTTGGCCTACGGTCAGCGGTTAAATCACAGCCTCTGGATGGCCTTGGGTGTGCGGATTGCGTCCCTAGGTTATGCCATTCCCGGCTCGGTGATTGCGGTGGGGATTCTGATTCCCATGGGGAAACTCGACAATGCGATCGCCAATTTTTTCCAAGCCCAGTTTAATATCTCCACGGGTTTACTCCTGAGTGGCACCATTACCGCCCTGGTTTTTGCCTATTTGGTGCGCTTTCTGGCGGTGTCCTTTGGGGCCGTCGAAACGAGCCTCGGCAAAATTAAGCCCACCCTAGACGATGCTTCCCGCAGCCTCGGTTATACCCCGATTCGTACCCTGGTGAGTGTGCATACTCCCCTGATGTGGAGTGGCTTGTTAACCGCTGCGATGTTGGTGTTTGTGGATGTGATGAAGGAACTCCCGGCAACCCTGGTGATTCGTCCCTTTAACTTCGATACCCTGGCCGTGAAGGTTTATCAATATGCTTCCGATGAACGGTTAGTTGAAGCTTCCGTGCCCGCCCTGGCGATTTTGGCGGTGGGCTTGATTCCGGTGATTTTTCTCAGTTGGCGCATTGCCCACGTCCGTAACGAGTGA